A portion of the Clostridium gelidum genome contains these proteins:
- a CDS encoding DVU_1553 family AMP-dependent CoA ligase, with protein MIKTIYEKWMEDKILKETGEKKLSLESLKLYQLNEIRNIINTAKKGKFYKDVLKNIKSEDIKNFEDFKSIPFTTSEDLSNNPKNFLCVALDQISRIVTINTSGTTGTSKRVFFTENDLKGTIEFFKHGMLNLVKSGQRVLILMPGSTPSSIGLLLKKGLNEAGCEAIIYGPVFDTLDALETLKLNKIDCIVGLPTQVFYLAKIKNMHERYRNLKLKSILLSADYVPRAICDAVSKDFNCPVFTHYGMTEMGYGGGVECSALNGYHMRDIDLYIEIIDPLTGKNVKEGNYGEVVFTTFRREGMPLIRYKTGDIARFLPNSCSCNDVFKRMDYVQGRLSENLRFKDGSFISIGMLDEIMFQIDNVLDYRAIIKEDEKKIIKLSIQPINKEIPVRFSDIENLIIKDKYLATLIRNNNIFIEITGIIDNVDVSNGMQKRKLEYRR; from the coding sequence ATGATTAAAACTATATATGAAAAATGGATGGAAGATAAAATTTTAAAAGAAACTGGAGAAAAAAAACTTTCTTTAGAATCTTTAAAATTGTATCAATTAAATGAAATTAGAAATATAATTAATACTGCTAAGAAGGGGAAGTTTTACAAAGACGTATTAAAAAATATTAAAAGTGAGGATATTAAGAACTTTGAAGATTTTAAAAGTATACCTTTTACAACGTCAGAGGATTTAAGTAATAATCCAAAAAACTTTTTATGTGTAGCTCTTGATCAGATATCAAGAATTGTAACAATAAATACCTCAGGAACTACAGGAACTTCCAAAAGAGTTTTTTTCACTGAAAATGATCTTAAAGGTACTATAGAATTTTTTAAACATGGTATGTTAAATCTTGTAAAATCAGGTCAACGTGTACTTATATTAATGCCTGGAAGTACTCCTTCAAGCATAGGGCTTCTTTTAAAGAAAGGCCTTAATGAAGCAGGATGTGAAGCAATTATATATGGACCTGTATTTGATACTTTAGATGCATTAGAAACATTGAAATTAAATAAAATTGATTGTATTGTAGGGTTACCAACTCAAGTGTTTTACCTTGCAAAGATTAAAAATATGCATGAAAGGTATAGAAATTTAAAATTAAAAAGCATTCTTTTGAGTGCAGATTATGTTCCAAGAGCAATATGTGATGCTGTTAGCAAAGATTTCAATTGTCCTGTTTTCACCCATTATGGTATGACTGAAATGGGGTATGGAGGCGGAGTCGAATGTAGTGCGCTTAATGGCTACCATATGAGAGATATAGATTTGTATATTGAAATTATTGATCCTTTAACAGGAAAAAATGTTAAGGAAGGTAATTATGGAGAAGTTGTTTTTACAACATTTAGAAGAGAAGGCATGCCACTTATAAGATATAAAACAGGAGATATAGCTAGGTTTTTGCCAAATAGCTGTTCGTGTAATGATGTATTTAAAAGAATGGATTATGTACAAGGAAGGTTGTCTGAAAATTTAAGGTTTAAGGATGGAAGTTTTATTTCAATAGGAATGCTTGATGAAATTATGTTCCAAATTGATAATGTTCTAGATTACAGAGCTATTATTAAAGAAGATGAAAAAAAAATAATTAAGTTAAGTATACAGCCTATAAATAAAGAAATTCCTGTGAGATTTAGTGATATTGAAAATTTAATTATTAAAGATAAATATTTAGCTACTTTAATAAGAAATAATAATATTTTTATAGAAATTACTGGCATTATAGATAATGTTGACGTAAGTAATGGAATGCAAAAAAGAAAATTAGAATACAGAAGGTAG
- a CDS encoding MogA/MoaB family molybdenum cofactor biosynthesis protein, translating to MIKTAILTISDKGSRGERVDETGPAIKHELGDKDYSISFYKIVPDEMQEIEQELIYLCDELKVDLILTNGGTGFSKRDVTPEATQNVIEKYVPGIGEAMRMKSLAITPKAMLSRAISGIRGKTLIINLPGSPKGAVENLQFVLPAIPHGIAILTGEASECARS from the coding sequence ATGATAAAAACTGCAATATTAACTATAAGTGATAAAGGCTCTAGAGGCGAACGAGTAGATGAGACAGGCCCTGCAATAAAACATGAATTAGGAGATAAGGATTATAGCATAAGTTTTTATAAAATTGTGCCAGATGAAATGCAGGAAATAGAACAAGAATTAATTTATTTGTGTGATGAACTAAAGGTGGATTTAATTTTAACTAATGGAGGAACAGGATTTTCAAAAAGAGATGTTACTCCTGAGGCAACTCAAAATGTAATAGAGAAATATGTTCCAGGGATCGGTGAAGCTATGCGTATGAAATCACTTGCCATTACACCAAAGGCCATGCTTTCAAGAGCAATTTCAGGAATTCGTGGAAAAACCTTAATAATCAATCTTCCGGGAAGTCCAAAGGGTGCTGTGGAAAACCTCCAATTTGTATTACCTGCAATTCCACATGGTATTGCAATACTTACAGGAGAAGCTAGTGAATGTGCAAGAAGTTAA
- the moaA gene encoding GTP 3',8-cyclase MoaA has protein sequence MRDKQGRNINYLRVSVTDRCNLRCIYCMPEDGIESLEHDDILRFEDILKIVKSAASLGINKVRYTGGEPLVMKDIDKLIYETSRLPGIDDIAITTNGILLSDMAEDLKKAGLKRVNISLDTLNEDKFRSITRIGNLDKVLESIDKCLTLGLKPVKINTVLMRGVNDTEIIDFLNLTKEMPVEIRFIELMPIGESIKLYEESKVDFSEILKQYPELIQIETEKNSTAQLYKLQGAKGKIGFISPISCKFCPDCNKIRLTSIGKIKPCLHSSEEIDLREYLNNEELLTMKLKSAIFNKPLEHHLQEENASRSGKMMYQIGG, from the coding sequence ATGAGGGATAAACAAGGAAGAAACATCAATTATTTAAGAGTATCAGTAACAGATAGATGTAATTTAAGATGTATTTATTGTATGCCAGAAGATGGCATCGAAAGTTTAGAGCATGACGATATTCTACGTTTTGAAGATATTTTAAAAATCGTAAAGTCAGCTGCCTCACTTGGTATTAATAAGGTAAGATATACAGGTGGAGAACCACTGGTAATGAAAGACATTGATAAACTAATATATGAAACTTCTAGATTACCTGGTATAGATGATATTGCAATAACTACAAATGGTATTTTGTTATCTGATATGGCAGAAGACTTAAAAAAGGCTGGACTCAAAAGGGTTAACATAAGTCTTGATACTTTAAATGAAGATAAGTTTAGGAGTATTACAAGAATAGGAAATTTAGATAAAGTATTAGAAAGCATTGATAAGTGTTTAACGCTTGGGCTAAAACCTGTAAAAATAAATACAGTTCTAATGAGAGGCGTTAATGATACCGAGATTATAGATTTCTTAAACTTAACTAAAGAAATGCCAGTAGAAATAAGATTTATTGAACTAATGCCAATAGGAGAAAGTATTAAATTATATGAAGAAAGTAAGGTGGATTTCTCAGAAATTTTGAAACAGTATCCTGAGTTAATTCAAATAGAAACAGAAAAAAATAGCACAGCTCAATTGTACAAGCTTCAAGGAGCAAAAGGAAAAATTGGTTTCATCAGTCCAATAAGCTGCAAGTTTTGCCCAGATTGTAATAAAATTAGGCTTACATCTATAGGGAAAATTAAACCATGTCTTCATTCGAGTGAAGAAATAGATCTTAGAGAATATTTAAATAATGAAGAGTTACTTACAATGAAATTGAAATCAGCAATTTTTAATAAACCACTTGAACATCATCTTCAAGAAGAAAATGCTAGTAGAAGTGGAAAGATGATGTATCAGATAGGAGGATAA
- the moaC gene encoding cyclic pyranopterin monophosphate synthase MoaC: MELTHINEEGRAKMVDVSEKVDTSREAVAIGSVSMKRETLERIKEGTISKGDVLAVAQVGGIMGAKNTPQIIPMCHPIMISGCDISFKIDFENNKIEITATTKTVGKTGIEMEALTAVSTAALTIYDMCKAIDREMVINNIMLVKKSGGKSGLFERKGL; the protein is encoded by the coding sequence ATGGAACTTACACACATAAATGAAGAGGGAAGAGCTAAAATGGTTGATGTATCTGAAAAGGTTGATACATCAAGAGAAGCAGTTGCAATTGGATCAGTTTCTATGAAAAGAGAAACACTTGAAAGAATAAAAGAAGGTACAATTTCAAAAGGAGATGTATTAGCAGTAGCTCAGGTAGGAGGAATAATGGGTGCTAAGAATACTCCACAAATAATACCAATGTGTCATCCTATAATGATATCTGGCTGTGATATAAGCTTTAAAATTGACTTTGAAAATAATAAAATTGAAATAACTGCAACAACTAAGACCGTAGGAAAGACTGGCATTGAGATGGAAGCACTTACTGCAGTATCTACGGCTGCATTAACGATTTATGATATGTGTAAGGCTATTGATAGGGAAATGGTTATAAACAATATTATGCTTGTTAAAAAAAGTGGAGGAAAATCAGGATTATTTGAAAGGAAGGGATTATAA